In uncultured Bacteroides sp., one genomic interval encodes:
- a CDS encoding LUD domain-containing protein, giving the protein MNSKELILESIRKHTQTKYEKPELSVDAITYPDKQAKFCEMLQFVGGEFLILKEGENLNEMIMRLNPEAKRIGSTLSYITCNTFNPDELENSTELNGTDLAIVEGVFGVAENGAVWMDQNVKHKALYFISEKLIIVLDKNKLVNNMHEAYRQMEIGQYGFGVFISGPSKTADIEQALVIGAHGPKGLMVILK; this is encoded by the coding sequence ATGAATAGTAAAGAGTTGATATTGGAAAGTATTCGTAAACATACTCAAACAAAATATGAAAAACCGGAATTGTCTGTTGATGCGATTACTTATCCAGACAAGCAGGCTAAATTCTGTGAAATGTTGCAGTTTGTAGGGGGAGAGTTTCTGATTTTAAAAGAAGGCGAAAATCTAAATGAAATGATTATGAGACTTAATCCTGAAGCGAAGAGGATTGGTTCTACTCTTTCATATATTACCTGCAACACGTTTAATCCCGATGAACTGGAGAATTCCACGGAGCTGAACGGAACAGATCTTGCCATTGTGGAAGGTGTGTTTGGCGTGGCTGAAAACGGAGCGGTGTGGATGGATCAGAATGTGAAGCATAAAGCACTTTACTTTATTTCCGAGAAGCTGATTATTGTGCTAGATAAAAATAAACTAGTGAATAACATGCATGAAGCTTACCGGCAAATGGAAATAGGACAATATGGCTTCGGTGTATTTATTTCCGGTCCTTCAAAAACGGCAGATATAGAACAAGCTTTGGTGATTGGGGCGCATGGCCCTAAAGGATTAATGGTTATATTGAAATAA